The Malus domestica chromosome 06, GDT2T_hap1 genome has a segment encoding these proteins:
- the LOC103420171 gene encoding phosphoacetylglucosamine mutase, whose product MNEEQRSLLLSSSSRFPPPQGVKLSYGTAGFRADASILQSTVYRVGILAALRAVSTQSVIGLMITASHNKVSDNGIKVADPSGGMLSQDWEPFADTLANARDPQQLVHLIAEFVENKKIALDGAKSVEILVARDTRPSGESLVEAAKQGISSILGAVAHDLGILTTPQLHWIVRARNKGLKVSDIDYFKQLSSSFRCLVDLIPGGIHPSDVDDKLVVDGANGVGGEKLELLKTMLNGLVIETRNSGKGGGGVLNEGVGADYVQKEKVVPCSFGPQDVGIRCASLDGDADRLVYFIVPSRSSNKIELVDGDKILSLFAIFIKEQLSILSKEIDVNGNNDYQCRLGIVQTAYANGASTDYLKQLGLEVTFTPTGVKYLHEKAAEYDIGIYFEANGHGTILFSEHYLRWLETRTTVLSDVAEGSEQHKAALRLLAVSELINQAVGDALSGVLLVEAILKHMGWSIQRWNELYQDLPSRQLKVKVMDRTAVVTENAETVAVTPPGIQEAINAETVKYTRGRCFIRPSGTEDVIRVYAEASAQNAADSLANSVAKLVDQFLGFGSSK is encoded by the exons ATGAATGAAGAGCAACGGTCACTCCTTCTGAGCTCCTCGTCTCGCTTCCCGCCTCCACAAg GAGTTAAACTATCTTATGGAACGGCGGGATTCAGAGCGGATGCATCAATCCTCCAATCCACGGTTTACAGGGTGGGAATTCTGGCGGCCCTAAGGGCCGTCAGCACCCAATCAGTGATCGGCCTCATGATCACAGCCTCTCACAACAAAGTCTCTGATAACGGAATCAAGGTTGCCGACCCGAGTGGCGGAATGCTCTCTCAAGATTGGGAGCCGTTCGCTGATACCCTCGCCAATGCTCGTGATCCGCAACAGCTTGTTCAt TTGATAGCTGAATttgttgaaaacaaaaaaatcgcACTTGATGGAGCAAAATCCGTGGAGATATTGGTGGCAAGAGATACAAGACCGAGTGGAGAATCTCTGGTTGAAGCTGCTAAACAG GGAATCAGTTCAATTCTTGGAGCGGTTGCCCATGACTTGGGAATTTTAACCACTCCACAGCTACACTGGATCGTTCGGGCTAGAAATAAGGGTTTGAAAGTATCAGACATTGATTACTTCAAGCAGCTTTCAAGCTCGTTTAG GTGCTTGGTAGATTTGATTCCTGGTGGAATTCATCCCAGCGACGTGGATGACAAGTTGGTTGTGGATGGGGCAAATGGTGTTGGTGGAGAAAAACTCGAACTTTTGAAGACGATGTTGAATGGTTTGGTTATTGAGACACGGAACTCCGGAAAAGGAGGAGGTGGTGTACTTAATGAAGGAGTCGGTGCTGATTATGTGCAGAAAGAGAAGGTCGTTCCTTGTAGTTTTGGTCCACAGGATGTTGGGATAAG GTGTGCTAGTTTGGACGGTGATGCTGATCGGCTTGTATATTTTATTGTGCCATCTAGAAGTAGTAATAAGATTGAACTCGTTGATGGGGACAAGATTTTATCCTTGTTTGCTATATTCATCAAGGAGCAACTAAGCATTTTGAGTAAGGAAATAGATGTTAATGGAAATAATGATTATCAGTGTCGCCTTGGTATTGTGCAAACAGCTTATGCAAACGGAGCATCCACGGATTATCTCAAACAGTTAGGCCTAGAAGTCACTTTTACTCCTACAGGAGTGAAATACCTTCATGAGAAAGCTGCGGAGTATGATATCGGGATTTACTTTGAAGCAAATGGCCATGGCACCATTTTGTTCTCAGAACATTACTTACGGTGGTTAGAGACCAGGACTACTGTGCTTTCTGATGTCGCTGAAG GTTCAGAACAGCATAAGGCGGCTTTGAGACTCTTGGCTGTTAGTGAATTGATTAACCAGGCTGTCGGGGATGCGTTGAGTGGGGTACTCTTGGTTGAGGCCATTCTGAAACATATGGGATGGTCAATACAGAGGTGGAATGAGCTTTATCAGGATCTACCCAGTAGGCAGCTTAAG GTCAAGGTTATGGACAGAACTGCTGTTGTAACAGAAAATGCAGAAACTGTGGCCGTGACACCCCCTGGCATTCAAGAAGCCATCAACGCTGAAACCG TTAAATACACTAGAGGCCGATGTTTTATACGACCATCAGGAACAGAAGATGTCATACGCGTATATGCGGAGGCATCCGCACAGAATGCAGCAGACAGCTTAGCAAACTCTGTAGCAAAACTAGTAGATCAGTTTCTTGGGTTTGGAAGCTCAAAGTGA
- the LOC103420173 gene encoding uncharacterized protein has protein sequence MNSVAARCAWNVLKRASQGVESATVTLGHRHEQSRGIRVKVMNGNLEWALTVMQRKMTSSGIERMIKREQTHHLKNSEKRILARKNLEQKLRSQDLARKLKAVLLKKVRGL, from the exons ATGAACTCGGTGGCGGCAAGGTGCGCGTGGAACGTGTTGAAACGGGCGAGTCAGGGGGTGGAGTCAGCGACGGTGACACTGGGTCATCGACATGAGCAATCGAGAGGGATTCGGGTGAAGGTTATGAACGGGAACCTGGAGTGGGCGCTGACGGTTATGCAGAGGAAGATGACGTCGAGTGGGATCGAGCGGATGATAAAGCGGGAGCAAACCCACCACCTCAAGAACTCCGAGAAGCGCATCTTGGCCCGCAAGAATCTCGAACAGAAACTCCGATCTCAAGACCTCGCTCGCAAGCTCAAGGCCGTCCTCCTCAAGAAAGTCAG AGGCCTGTGA